The Geothrix sp. genome window below encodes:
- the recG gene encoding ATP-dependent DNA helicase RecG — MSLAPLPLSSKVTVLRGLGPARAAALQEAGIDSLRDLLWSLPYRYVDRGSLRPLGSLEMRGFEAADPGLVTVLGTVRDLRQSTTRVQRMALTEALLDDGTGTLRLIWFNQPYLARALKVGDRVLAFGSLFVGRHGLEMRGPQFEQMGREEDIGWVRRYLPLYRKLGPLTGRVRQKLAQEALGRAHPPEEWLPLELSRDLPEPLAAFRLLHDPPDDSDPALLESGDSPAHQRLAAEELFAFSLGVALRRAGRLKRQGLVVPTSPELRERLRSFLPFRLTGAQRRAFKDIVADLTSGRVMNRLLQGDVGSGKTLVALLSMAMVAETGGQGALLVPTEVLARQHAASFRRYLGDRADSLQLLLGGMKAAEKRAALARIASGEARYVVGTHALFQETVAFHRLQLVVVDEQHRFGVKQREALKEKGGDPHWLVMSATPIPRSLALAVFGDLDQSVLDELPPGRQPITTKLHKPDAAERAWEQVRRELAEGRQAFVVSPSIDPSDEGKVQLRDIQAMEALLRSIFPDEGIEVVHGRLKADEMAARMGRFVAGEAKILLATTVIEVGVDVPNATVMVVDHAERFGLSQLHQLRGRVGRGAHRSHFLMISGSETERLQTLVETQDGFRIAQRDLELRGPGEFFGVRQAGLPQFQVADLVRDRRLLARCREAADRTLALGLSDAQAAWLKREQVRLRLAEIS; from the coding sequence ATGTCGCTTGCCCCGCTCCCCCTGTCGTCCAAGGTCACGGTCCTCCGGGGCCTGGGACCGGCGCGGGCGGCCGCGCTGCAGGAAGCCGGCATCGACAGCCTGCGCGACCTGCTGTGGAGCCTGCCCTACCGCTATGTGGACCGCGGCAGCCTGCGACCCCTGGGCAGCCTCGAGATGCGGGGCTTCGAAGCGGCGGACCCCGGCCTGGTGACGGTGCTGGGCACTGTGCGCGACCTGCGGCAGAGCACCACGCGGGTGCAGCGCATGGCCCTCACCGAGGCGCTGCTCGACGATGGGACCGGCACCCTGCGCCTGATTTGGTTCAACCAGCCCTACCTGGCGCGTGCGCTCAAGGTGGGCGACCGCGTGCTGGCCTTCGGCTCACTCTTCGTGGGTCGCCACGGCCTGGAGATGCGAGGGCCACAGTTCGAGCAGATGGGCCGGGAGGAGGACATCGGCTGGGTCCGGCGCTACCTCCCCCTGTACCGGAAGCTGGGGCCGCTCACGGGGCGGGTCCGCCAGAAGCTGGCCCAGGAGGCTCTAGGGCGGGCCCATCCGCCGGAAGAATGGCTGCCGCTGGAGCTGTCCAGGGACCTTCCTGAGCCCCTGGCCGCCTTCCGCCTGCTGCATGATCCACCCGACGACAGCGATCCCGCGCTGCTGGAATCCGGCGACTCACCGGCCCATCAGCGGCTGGCCGCCGAGGAGCTCTTCGCCTTTTCGCTGGGCGTGGCCCTGCGCCGGGCCGGCCGCCTCAAGCGCCAGGGCCTGGTGGTGCCCACTTCGCCCGAGCTGCGCGAGCGCCTCAGGTCGTTCCTCCCCTTCCGGCTGACCGGGGCCCAGCGGCGGGCCTTCAAGGACATCGTGGCCGACCTCACCTCGGGCCGTGTCATGAACCGCCTGCTCCAGGGCGATGTGGGCAGCGGCAAGACGCTGGTGGCTTTGCTGTCGATGGCGATGGTCGCGGAGACCGGAGGGCAGGGGGCGCTGCTGGTGCCGACGGAAGTGCTGGCCCGCCAGCACGCCGCCAGCTTCCGGCGCTACCTGGGCGACCGGGCCGATTCTCTTCAACTGCTGCTGGGCGGCATGAAGGCGGCGGAGAAGCGGGCTGCGCTCGCCCGCATCGCCAGCGGCGAGGCCCGCTATGTGGTCGGCACCCACGCGCTGTTCCAGGAGACGGTCGCCTTCCATCGGCTGCAGCTGGTGGTGGTGGACGAGCAGCACCGCTTCGGGGTGAAGCAGCGGGAGGCCCTGAAGGAGAAGGGGGGCGACCCCCACTGGCTGGTGATGAGCGCCACGCCCATCCCGCGCTCGCTCGCCCTGGCGGTCTTCGGCGATCTGGACCAGAGCGTGCTGGATGAGCTGCCGCCGGGCCGCCAGCCCATCACCACCAAGCTGCACAAGCCGGACGCCGCCGAGCGGGCCTGGGAGCAGGTGCGCCGCGAGCTGGCCGAGGGCCGCCAGGCCTTCGTGGTGAGCCCCAGCATCGATCCCTCCGATGAAGGCAAAGTGCAGTTGCGCGACATCCAGGCCATGGAGGCCCTGCTGCGAAGCATCTTCCCCGACGAGGGGATCGAGGTGGTCCATGGCCGCCTGAAGGCTGACGAGATGGCGGCCCGCATGGGGCGCTTCGTGGCGGGCGAGGCGAAGATCCTCCTGGCCACGACGGTCATCGAGGTGGGGGTGGATGTGCCCAACGCCACGGTGATGGTGGTGGATCACGCCGAGCGCTTCGGCCTGAGCCAGCTCCACCAGTTGCGGGGCCGGGTGGGCCGCGGCGCCCACCGCAGCCACTTCCTCATGATCAGCGGTTCCGAGACCGAACGGCTGCAGACGCTGGTGGAGACCCAGGATGGCTTCCGCATCGCCCAGCGCGATCTGGAACTGCGGGGGCCCGGAGAGTTCTTCGGTGTGCGCCAGGCGGGGCTTCCTCAGTTCCAGGTGGCCGATCTGGTGCGGGACCGTCGCCTCCTGGCCCGCTGCCGGGAGGCCGCCGACCGCACCCTGGCCCTGGGCCTCAGCGACGCGCAGGCAGCCTGGCTGAAGCGGGAACAGGTCCGGCTGAGGCTGGCGGAGATCAGCTGA
- a CDS encoding aminotransferase class I/II-fold pyridoxal phosphate-dependent enzyme: MSKPIASTSLETQAVHTGREVLHEQGIHAMPIDLSSTYPVQNLDEGGRSLEAMAMGGLPIGSPVYSRLYNPTVARYEQGLAQLEGAEECVAFGSGMAAVTACLMAAKQRGGHIVAVRPLYGGTDHLLASGMLGLEVSWAEADGIAAAIRPETAMVIVETPANPTLAMVDLEDVVRQAGKVPVLVDNTFATPILQNPIKQGATLVLHSATKFLGGHGDVLAGLVATNNDWATELRKVRVITGNVLHPLAAYLLHRSLPTLPLRVRAQQEGAKVIAERLAKHPAVSAVHFPGLQGQDPKGLLGRQMKGPGSLMAFELKGGFEAAAIVMAEVKLMTPAVSLGSVDTLIQHPAALTHRVVDAEAREHSGVSQSLMRLSVGLEGPEDLWADLEQALAKAMAGMAMGASR, from the coding sequence ATGTCCAAGCCCATCGCCTCGACCTCGCTGGAAACCCAGGCCGTCCATACCGGCCGTGAAGTGCTGCACGAGCAGGGCATCCACGCCATGCCCATCGACCTCAGCAGCACCTATCCCGTGCAGAATCTGGATGAGGGTGGTCGCAGCCTCGAAGCCATGGCCATGGGGGGCCTGCCCATCGGCAGCCCCGTCTACTCCCGCCTCTACAACCCCACGGTGGCCCGGTATGAGCAGGGCCTGGCCCAGCTTGAAGGCGCGGAGGAATGCGTGGCCTTCGGTTCCGGCATGGCCGCGGTGACGGCCTGCCTCATGGCTGCCAAGCAGCGGGGTGGCCATATCGTGGCCGTGCGCCCCCTCTATGGCGGCACGGATCACCTGCTGGCCTCGGGCATGCTGGGCCTGGAGGTGAGCTGGGCCGAGGCGGATGGCATCGCCGCCGCCATCCGCCCCGAGACCGCCATGGTGATCGTGGAAACCCCCGCCAACCCCACCCTGGCCATGGTGGACCTGGAGGATGTGGTCCGCCAGGCAGGCAAGGTGCCCGTGCTGGTGGACAACACCTTCGCCACCCCCATCCTGCAGAACCCCATCAAGCAGGGCGCGACGCTGGTGCTCCACAGCGCCACCAAGTTCCTGGGTGGCCATGGCGATGTGCTGGCGGGCCTCGTGGCCACCAACAACGACTGGGCCACGGAGCTGCGCAAGGTGCGCGTCATCACGGGCAATGTGCTGCACCCGCTGGCCGCCTACCTGCTGCATCGCAGCCTCCCCACGCTGCCCCTGCGGGTGCGTGCCCAGCAGGAAGGCGCCAAGGTCATCGCCGAGCGGCTGGCCAAGCACCCTGCCGTCTCCGCCGTGCACTTCCCCGGCCTCCAGGGGCAGGACCCCAAGGGCCTCCTGGGCCGCCAGATGAAGGGGCCCGGTTCCCTCATGGCCTTCGAGTTGAAGGGCGGCTTTGAGGCCGCCGCCATCGTGATGGCCGAGGTGAAGCTCATGACGCCCGCCGTCTCCCTGGGCAGCGTCGATACGCTGATCCAGCATCCGGCGGCGCTCACCCACCGCGTGGTGGACGCGGAGGCCCGGGAGCACAGCGGCGTCTCCCAGTCGCTCATGCGGCTGTCCGTGGGGCTGGAAGGCCCCGAGGACCTCTGGGCCGATCTGGAGCAGGCCCTGGCCAAAGCCATGGCCGGGATGGCCATGGGCGCCTCTCGTTGA
- a CDS encoding Lrp/AsnC family transcriptional regulator, protein MNLDRIDCDILNLLQKDARLSNKELAAAVGLAPSSCLARVQHLRSEGVLRGAHAEVDPEALGVGLQALIAVQLRQHSRSQVKAFWKHVLGLPEVLAVFHVAGTHDFQVHVAVRDAHHLRDLALDAFTTRPEVAHIQTSLIFEWAKGQVMPNYRA, encoded by the coding sequence ATGAATCTTGACCGAATCGACTGCGACATTCTGAACCTCTTACAGAAGGATGCTCGGCTATCCAACAAGGAACTGGCTGCCGCCGTGGGTCTGGCACCATCCTCCTGCCTGGCCCGCGTGCAGCACCTGCGCTCCGAAGGGGTCCTCCGGGGCGCCCACGCCGAGGTGGATCCCGAGGCGCTCGGCGTCGGCCTCCAGGCCCTCATCGCCGTGCAGCTGCGCCAGCACAGCCGGTCCCAGGTGAAGGCCTTCTGGAAACATGTCCTGGGGCTTCCGGAAGTGCTGGCGGTCTTCCATGTGGCCGGCACGCACGACTTCCAGGTGCATGTGGCCGTGCGGGATGCCCATCACCTGCGGGACCTGGCCCTGGATGCCTTCACCACGCGGCCCGAGGTGGCCCACATCCAGACCAGCCTCATCTTCGAGTGGGCCAAGGGCCAGGTGATGCCGAACTACCGGGCCTGA
- a CDS encoding helix-turn-helix domain-containing protein codes for MDLPETDRCRCFRMAIDVLAKPWTGQILWILQEGPLRFNELVTRVQGIGEKVLSARLKELECQGLLVRRVLPTTPVRVEYELTCKGEGFRQVVEAVTQWGTEIVDPDAQAR; via the coding sequence ATGGACCTCCCTGAGACTGATCGCTGCCGCTGTTTCCGCATGGCCATCGATGTGCTGGCCAAACCCTGGACGGGTCAAATCCTGTGGATCCTCCAGGAGGGGCCGCTGCGCTTCAATGAGCTGGTCACCCGGGTGCAGGGCATCGGCGAGAAGGTACTCTCGGCCCGGCTGAAGGAACTGGAATGTCAGGGCCTGCTGGTGCGCCGCGTCCTGCCCACCACCCCGGTGAGGGTGGAGTACGAACTCACCTGCAAGGGAGAGGGCTTCCGCCAGGTGGTGGAGGCCGTCACCCAGTGGGGGACCGAGATCGTCGATCCGGACGCTCAGGCCCGGTAG
- a CDS encoding DUF3187 family protein, with protein MRAMLALALGLSLQAQDTAYPEMGPLPTRNMFTLLQAPMTYQPQAPRPIGAGHWQATLTHVRANVFEFSDLIKERPPSWFQGRHRMDRASLEALAAEYPNAPFVFYFDEEIARTTLQVRHGLTDRTDVWIELPAERHGGGDLDSPIETFHKALGFAQWGRTEVARNQAVVATIRHGRLEFVREGSQPTRLQDPLLGVIHQIHQGEATGLSATFTVKPPLVTTYGSYKAGWDLEGGLSGWWDFTPTQTLYAGAAYTHRGRGNEAYNDLDYTSDLGAHLTWQGRRNRAVQPFVQLYFLSGFSTPRPFAKLHEGSLQHDLGVHVHLDRRATLTFRYINNITHHENTDDASFAGSLTWRF; from the coding sequence ATGCGCGCCATGCTCGCGCTGGCCCTCGGCCTGTCCCTCCAGGCCCAGGACACGGCCTATCCCGAGATGGGCCCCCTGCCCACCCGCAACATGTTCACCCTCCTCCAGGCCCCCATGACCTACCAGCCCCAGGCGCCCCGCCCCATCGGCGCCGGGCACTGGCAGGCGACCCTCACCCATGTGCGGGCCAATGTCTTCGAGTTCTCAGACTTGATCAAAGAGCGGCCCCCCTCCTGGTTCCAGGGCCGCCACCGCATGGATCGCGCCTCCCTGGAAGCCCTGGCCGCCGAGTATCCCAACGCCCCCTTCGTGTTCTATTTCGACGAGGAGATCGCCCGGACGACCCTCCAGGTCCGGCACGGCCTCACGGATCGCACGGATGTCTGGATCGAACTGCCCGCGGAACGCCATGGAGGCGGGGATCTGGATAGCCCCATCGAGACCTTCCACAAGGCCTTGGGCTTCGCCCAGTGGGGTCGCACCGAAGTGGCCCGCAACCAGGCTGTGGTGGCCACCATCCGCCACGGACGGTTGGAGTTCGTGCGGGAGGGCTCGCAGCCGACCCGCCTTCAGGATCCGCTCCTGGGCGTGATTCACCAGATCCACCAAGGCGAGGCCACGGGCTTGAGCGCCACCTTCACCGTCAAGCCGCCGCTGGTGACCACCTACGGATCCTACAAGGCCGGATGGGACCTCGAGGGCGGCCTGAGCGGGTGGTGGGACTTCACTCCCACCCAGACCCTCTACGCCGGGGCCGCCTACACCCACCGGGGGCGCGGCAACGAGGCCTACAACGATCTGGATTACACCTCGGACCTGGGGGCCCACCTCACCTGGCAGGGACGGCGGAATCGGGCCGTGCAGCCCTTCGTCCAGCTCTACTTCCTAAGTGGGTTCAGCACGCCTCGGCCCTTCGCCAAACTCCACGAGGGCAGCCTTCAGCATGATCTGGGCGTGCATGTCCACCTTGACCGCCGCGCCACCCTGACCTTCCGCTACATCAACAACATCACCCACCATGAAAACACCGACGACGCCTCCTTCGCGGGCAGCCTCACCTGGCGGTTCTGA
- a CDS encoding DUF1697 domain-containing protein, translated as MRKTFAFLRAINVGGHTVTMTKLRDLFEGFGLRGVETFIASGNLFFEAGREGEATLTKRLEAGLEEALGYEVIVFLRSEGELASLVAGCPFGEADQAAAKAMNVAFLKAPLGPAEAAALAALRTPVDDFQVRGREVWWLCRMKQSESTFSNAVFERALGVRATFRGFNTLQRLAAKAGLRTAR; from the coding sequence ATGCGGAAGACCTTCGCCTTCCTCCGCGCCATCAATGTGGGTGGCCACACGGTCACCATGACGAAGCTGCGGGACCTGTTCGAGGGCTTCGGGCTCCGGGGCGTCGAGACCTTCATCGCCAGCGGGAACCTGTTTTTCGAGGCTGGCCGGGAAGGCGAGGCCACCCTTACCAAGCGCCTGGAAGCGGGCCTGGAGGAGGCCCTGGGGTACGAGGTGATCGTCTTCCTCCGTTCCGAGGGCGAACTGGCGTCCCTGGTGGCAGGCTGTCCGTTTGGAGAAGCCGATCAGGCGGCGGCGAAGGCGATGAATGTGGCCTTCCTCAAGGCGCCGCTGGGGCCGGCTGAAGCAGCGGCGCTCGCGGCCTTGCGGACACCGGTCGATGACTTCCAGGTCCGCGGCCGTGAGGTCTGGTGGCTCTGCCGGATGAAGCAGAGCGAATCCACCTTCTCGAACGCGGTCTTCGAGCGGGCCCTCGGAGTGCGGGCGACCTTCCGCGGGTTCAATACTTTGCAACGGCTGGCGGCGAAGGCGGGGCTCAGAACCGCCAGGTGA